A single window of Rhipicephalus microplus isolate Deutch F79 chromosome 5, USDA_Rmic, whole genome shotgun sequence DNA harbors:
- the LOC142817773 gene encoding uncharacterized protein LOC142817773: MTGCCVPMCTNNSRNGWKLYHFPTEPKRRLLWMVKIKRDKWQPTKSSCVCSAHFEASHFEQHRADQWIKLKPNAVPTVFPFRGLPPQRKAPKDRAGPAVLPDACQETRGDNSTAINCTPLTSAQANLNSRTDSLGAQQPQSCNSQTPDSVPHIMEREEVVISADAPDGARENKQLNKQLSDMGRKYTQLHQVHRKATSTIQALKKQVKKLETKMELFGQRLKFLNDDQLQALGRQSNKGSTWSAETIKQALQIKFSCGKTGYQTLRNLGYPLPSGKTLARRLQGLKFLPGILTEVIDVLKIKAENMQDIEKDCALFLDEMEIARGYELDRAEDVVLGGQTMPENPDEPAHHALVFMVGGLNTRWKQVIAYHFTGSHVEGSILKDYVMKIVQLCAEISLRIRVVTCDMGASNRAMWRELGFSSHRNSITVCSVPHPCLEDKELFFTADAAHVLKNVKSQLLSSEVFFLSDATVCQHNLPSKEVNVDHVRSVIKYDAERELKVAPRLSELHISRGHFTKMKVGVAVRFFREAPAAIRYLIKEDAIEPEAETTAWFLELVFNWYTLMSSRHPSVALSLRDMRRYHESIELLNSALEVFQGMKMGSKAQWKPSQAGLLITTKVVLRLQDILLRSEGYEFFLTSRILQDCLENLFSVVRIRKPVPNAYDLKCALKLVCVSQFLHAPGTSSYEVDDAKYLADMLAKGKQEHGEVEADVIDDSEILFIEELQENECNILFYIGGFLLKGMLSVVAGCGHCNSALLGSTESEHATLTILKEYRSEGGNLTYPSKDVLLTLKSCEEHFRGIISWSEGLLRLRSPLKAVTDYLNEMVRPCVKTCSEHSDAVAKLLIANYARLRLRVHLRHVSSNGVNEHGSKTCAGVSLP, encoded by the exons ATGACTGGGTGCTGCGTGCCCATGTGCACGAACAACTCCAGAAATGGTTGGAAACTCTACCATTTTCCGACAGAGCCCAAAAGAAGGCTGCTATGGATGGTGAAGATTAAGCGAGACAAGTGGCAGCCTACGAAGTCCTCGTGTGTATGCAGT GCACATTTTGAAGCAAGCCATTTCGAGCAGCACCGAGCTGACCAGTGGATAAAACTGAAGCCGAACGCTGTGCCAACGGTGTTCCCTTTCAGGG gcttgcctccacaAAGGAAGGCGCCAAAGGACAGGGCAGGACCTGCTGTGTTGCCTGATGCATGCCAAGAAACACGCGGTGACAACTCTACGGCCATTAATTGTACGCCACTCACAAGTGCACAGGCGAATTTAAATTCACGCACAGACAGTCTTGGCGCACAGCAACCGCAAAGCTGCAATTCTCAGACGCCTGATTCAGTACCGCACATTATGGAAAGGGAAGAAGTTGTGATCTCGGCCGATGCACCTGACGGGGCACGTGAAAACAAGCAGTTAAATAAGCAGCTCTCCGATATGGGCAGAAAATACACTCAGCTACATCAAGTCCATCGGAAAGCCACCTCAACCATTCAAGCActaaaaaaacaggtgaaaaaattGGAAACCAAAATGGAATTATTCGGACAGCGTTTGAAATTCCTCAATGATGACCAGCTGCAGGCTCTTGGGCGCCAGAGTAATAAGGGAAGCACTTGGTCTGCAGAAACAATCAAGCAGGCGCTTCAGATTAAGTTTTCCTGTGGAAAAACTGGTTACCAGACACTAAGAAATCTGGGCTACCCCTTGCCATCCGGAAAAACCCTTGCACGTCGCCTTCAGGGCCTCAAGTTTCTTCCCGGAATTTTGACGGAAGTCATCGATGTTCTCAAAATCAAAGCAGAGAACATGCAAGACATTGAAAAAGACTGTGCTTTGTTCTTGGATGAAATGGAGATTGCTCGCGGGTACGAGCTCGATCGCGCTGAGGATGTGGTGTTGGGGGGGCAAACTATGCCAGAAAATCCAGACGAACCTGCACATCACGCACTAGTGTTCATGGTAGGAGGCCTGAATACGAGATGGAAGCAAGTGATTGCCTACCACTTCACCGGAAGTCATGTAGAGGGTAGTATCCTCAAGGACTACGTCATGAAGATAGTGCAGCTCTGCGCGGAAATCTCTTTAAGAATCCGTGTCGTCACTTGCGACATGGGGGCTTCTAATCGGGCTATGTGGCGCGAGCTCGGATTCTCCAGCCACAGGAATTCCATTACTGTATGTTCAGTGCCTCACCCCTGTCTGGAAGacaaagaattgtttttcacagcaGATGCTGCACACGTGCTGAAGAATGTCAAGTCACAGTTGCTTTCATCGGAAGTATTCTTTCTGAGTGATGCAACAGTATGCCAGCACAATCTGCCATCAAAAGAAGTGAACGTGGACCATGTGCGCAGTGTAATTAAGTATGATGCTGAACGAGAGCTGAAAGTCGCCCCGAGGCTCTCAGAGTTACACATTTCGCGAGGCCATTTCACAAAAATGAAAGTGGGAGTTGCTGTCCGCTTCTTCAGGGAAGCTCCTGCAGCGATTCGGTACCTAATTAAAGAGGACGCGATAGAGCCGGAGGCAGAGACAACAGCTTGGTTTCTAGAATTAGTATTCAACTGGTACACGCTAATGTCTTCCCGCCACCCatcagttgctctcagccttcgaGACATGCGGAGGTACCACGAATCAATTGAGCTACTGAACTCGGCCCTCGAAGTTTTTCAAGGAATGAAGATGGGAAGCAAGGCACAGTGGAAGCCTTCGCAAGCAGGTTTACTAATAACAACAAAAGTCGTTCTTCGTCTCCAAGACATTCTCTTGCGCAGTGAAGGATACGAATTCTTCCTCACGAGCAGAATCTTGCAAGACTGCCTCGAAAATTTGTTTTCGGTGGTGCGCATCAGGAAGCCTGTTCCTAACGCATATGACTTAAAGTGTGCCCTGAAGCTTGTGTGCGTGAGTCAGTTCCTTCATGCACCCGGAACGTCAAGCTACGAAGTCGACGATGCTAAGTACCTCGCCGACATGCTTGCAAAAGGCAAACAAGAGCACGGGGAGGTGGAAGCTGATGTCATTGATGACTCGGAAATTTTGTTCattgaagaacttcaagaaaacgaATGCAACATCCTTTTCTACATCGGCGGCTTCCTTTTAAAAGGTATGCTGAGTGTTGTAGCGGGATGCGGGCATTGTAATTCTGCCTTGTTAGGCTCAACTGAAAGCGAGCACGCAACTCTGACTATTCTGAAGGAGTACAGGAGTGAAGGTGGCAACCTCACATATCCCAGCAAGGATGTTTTGCTGACACTCAAGTCGTGTGAAGAGCATTTCAGGGGCATCATAAGTTGGAGTGAGGGCTTGCTGCGCTTAAGGTCCCCGTTGAAGGCCGTGACCGATTATTTGAACGAGATGGTGCGCCCTTGCGTAAAGACTTGCTCCGAGCACAGTGACGCCGTAGCAAAACTCCTTATTGCGAATTATGCAAGACTGAGGCTTCGCGTGCATTTGCGCCACGTTAGTTCAAACGGCGTCAATGAACACGGAAGCAAGACGTGCGCTGGGGTAAGCCTTCCGTGA
- the LOC119173873 gene encoding leucine-rich repeats and immunoglobulin-like domains protein 3: MATFSHWVWVVVWTQFVLFLTLSATADGQKMYCPSNCSCLGSLFECRRRGLTEIPRDLPTWVEILDISHNELTVLDARSLQHLTQLKRLKAAHNKLSAIPNLGSHPHLTDLNLAHNAIPELTSDLKKLPQLRNLDLSFNKITSIPAGVFTNNSNLQRLFLSSNKISSIKNGSLENLTSLQTLQLNRNRLSTIPKNLFLNLKSLKQLELEKNRIRSIEGLSFKGLEALESLSLRKNLISHLSDGAFYYLSKIQTLNLDYNNITAVTNGWLYGMSSLRSLNLTHNAITEVDMGGWEYCKKLTHLELTYNNLQAITKSTFAKAESLRFLYLGHNLVSHIEEEAFKQLNQLKELHLDHNALSWTMEDTNGPFFGLSSLIHLTLSDNFIKSLTSRAFAGLGRLQSLDLSRNPITTISKGTFAPLRRRLTTLLLDSSSLLCDCNLLWLPAWIVRKNFQKSVNVRCGHPPALEGQRVLDIAAENFTCNDFPKPQILLQSPENQVALKGQNITLVCKAATASSSRLEFQWRKEQKFLSDVETEVSEQMEANDVVVFTSYLHLRNIQNKDEGRYQCVIRNQFGSVYSNQSNISVYVLPSFVKTPSNLTVRAGGTARLECGATGQPKPTVSWQKDGGDDFPAARERRMHVMPTDVVFFVVGLKAADSGVYTCTARSRAGVVRANATLTVLEAPAFVRPMRSKLVAVGDTAVLECLSSGSPKPRLTWLKDGVPLVATERHFLVAEAQLLVITDTRTSDSGQYACEMTNTLGIERGLSLLKVVPAKSSLGPLGPDAEGMTTGIVVIVVVVCIVGTSLVWVFIIYKTRKRQRPPCSALPEAPPLIEPLRRPPEQEPFLTTEADAGDIHVRRDMCADSGSDHSSKESGHQSCDDLGSQVDTSSQTFILGASRMPFFARGRGEGSLSSRSGSSSSHPSPLHVRATLTSFQPRSAGAATGTLSEQTTLRHLTRHLIAPGRPCLPGGSPSPVHSRTASATGQARSLSESHLVPSRAATVPLARRHVRVRRGSSASSESSGASGGRGGSSDERDSGFSTFPRSVRSWSSASLHCRLQPREVVPNGGSIATVSGAGSQQSCCLTPASVSQQDVSSAAAATQQPVVTDVHLSPGRRRSRATLAIVGSKRPPQPSSPARHTPATMASVV, encoded by the exons GGACATCAGTCATAACGAGTTGACCGTGTTGGATGCAAGGAGCCTACAGCACCTCACTCAGTTAAAGCGCTT AAAAGCCGCCCACAACAAGCTCTCCGCAATTCCAAATCTTGGCTCTCATCCCCATCTAACCGACCTTAACCT AGCTCACAACGCCATACCAGAACTTACCAGTGACCTGAAGAAGCTCCCTCAACTGAGAAATTTGGACTTGAGTTTCAACAAGATCACGTCTATTCCTGCTGGTGTGTTCACCAACAATTCCAACCTTCAACGCCT GTTCCTAAGTTCAAACAAAATTTCGAGCATCAAGAATGGTTCTCTGGAAAACCTCACGAGCTTGCAGACACTTCAGCTCAACAGGAATCGTCTCTCCACCATTCCCAAGAACCTCTTCCTAAATCTTAAAAGCCTCAAGCAACT GGAGCTGGAAAAGAACCGGATCCGCTCAATCGAGGGCCTTAGCTTCAAGGGCCTCGAGGCATTGGAATCTCTGAGCCTACGCAAGAACCTCATCAGCCACCTCTCTGATGGGGCTTTCTACTACCTCAGCAAGATCCAGACTCT CAACCTGGATTACAACAACATCACGGCTGTGACCAACGGGTGGTTGTACGGAATGTCGTCTTTAAGATCACT AAATCTGACCCACAATGCCATCACTGAAGTAGACATGGGCGGCTGGGAGTATTGCAAGAAACTGACCCACTT AGAGTTGACGTACAACAATCTTCAGGCCATCACTAAGAGCACCTTCGCAAAGGCGGAGTCGTTGCGTTTTCTCTACCTCGGACACAACTTGGTCTCACACATCGAGGAAGAGGCCTTCAAGCAGCTCAACCAACTGAAAGAACT GCACCTGGACCACAATGCCCTCTCGTGGACCATGGAGGACACGAACGGGCCCTTCTTCGGCCTGAGCAGCCTTATCCACCTCACCCTTTCCGACAACTTCATCAAGTCGCTGACATCGAGGGCGTTTGCGGGCCTCGGCCGCCTGCAATCCCTGGACCTTTCGAGGAATCCGATCACCACCATCAGCAAGGGCACTTTTGCACCGCTGCGCAGAAGGCTGACCACGCT cctgcTGGACAGCAGCAGTCTTCTGTGTGACTGCAATCTGTTGTGGTTGCCTGCGTGGATCGTGCGCAAAAATTTCCAGAAGAGTGTCAATGTGCGTTGCGGCCACCCGCCAGCACTCGAGGGTCAGCGGGTACTTGACATCGCTGCCGAGAACTTCACGTGCA ATGACTTTCCCAAACCCCAGATATTGCTACAGAGTCCTGAAAACCAGGTGGCACTCAAGGGTCAAAACATCACCCTTGTCTGCAAGGCCGCTACTGCGAGTTCTTCCAGGCTGGAGTTTCAGTGGAGGAAAGAACAGAAG TTCCTGTCCGACGTTGAAACCGAGGTCTCTGAGCAAATGGAGGCCAATGATGTGGTGGTATTCACGAGCTACCTCCACCTGAGAAACATTCAGAATAAAGACGAGGGCCGTTACCAGTGCGTGATCCGAAACCAGTTTGGATCCGTCTACTCCAATCAGTCCAACATCAGCGTCTACG TGCTGCCCTCGTTTGTGAAAACCCCTTCAAACTTGACGGTGCGCGCTGGAGGCACAGCACGTCTGGAGTGTGGTGCCACGGGCCAGCCGAAACCCACGGTGTCGTGGCAGAAGGACGGAGGCGACGACTTCCCAGCCGCCAGGGAGCGCCGGATGCATGTCATGCCCACTGACGTCGTATTCTTCGTGGTGGGCCTCAAGGCAGCCGACTCGGGTGTCTACACCTGCACCGCCCGCAGCCGAGCTGGCGTGGTTCGTGCCAACGCCACTCTCACAGTGCTCG AGGCCCCGGCATTTGTACGTCCCATGCGAAGCAAGCTGGTGGCAGTCGGCGACACGGCAGTGCTGGAGTGTCTGTCGTCTGGCAGCCCCAAGCCCCGGCTCACCTGGCTCAAGGACGGGGTGCCCCTGGTTGCCACCGAACGCCACTTCCTGGTAGCCGAGGCACAGCTTCTGGTTATCACCGACACCAGGACGTCAGATTCGGGCCAGTATGCGTGCGAGATGACCAACACCCTGGGCATTGAGAGGGGGCTCTCACTCCTCAAAGTGGTGCCAG CCAAGTCCTCCCTGGGTCCCCTGGGTCCCGACGCAGAAGGCATGACCACGGGCATTGTGGTGATTGTGGTTGTCGTCTGCATAGTGGGGACTTCCCTGGTCTGGGTGTTTATCATCTACAAGACACGCAAGAGGCAACGCCCGCCCTGCAGCGCACTCCCCGAGGCCCCGCCTCTGATAGAGCCTCTGCGAAGGCCTCCGGAGCAGGAGCCGTTCCTCACGACTGAGGCCGACGCCGGTGACATCCACGTGAGGCGGGACATGTGTGCCGACTCGGGTTCCG ACCATTCAAGCAAGGAGAGTGGCCACCAAAGTTGTGATGACTTGGGCTCCCAGGTGGACACGAGCAGTCAGACATTCATTCTGGGGGCAAGCAGAATGCCTTTCTTCGCACGAG GTCGGGGAGAAGGCAGCCTAAGCTCCAGAAGCGGCAGCAGCAGTAGTCACCCGAGCCCTCTGCATGTGCGGGCAACACTGACAAGTTTCCAGCCTCGGTCAGCGGGGGCAGCAACCGGCACCCTGTCGGAGCAGACCACGTTACGGCATTTGACGAGGCATCTCATCGCACCCGGACGGCCCTGCCTTCCTGGCGGCTCTCCCTCACCCGTCCACTCGCGAACAGCGTCCGCGACTGGGCAGGCCCGGTCCCTTTCGGAAAGCCATCTGGTGCCGTCACGGGCAGCCACCGTGCCCCTCGCACGCCGGCACGTGCGAGTACGCCGCGGTTCTAGTGCGAGCAGTGAAAGCAGCGGCGCTAGCGGTGGACGTGGCGGCAGCAGCGACGAGCGGGACTCTGGCTTTTCCACTTTTCCTCGAAGTGTACGGAGCTGGAGTTCGGCATCCCTACACTGTCGGCTGCAGCCCAGAG AGGTTGTCCCCAACGGAGGCAGCATAGCAACAGTCAGCGGGGCAGGTTCCCAGCAGTCATGCTGCCTCACACCAGCCTCCGTCAGTCAACAGGACGTGTCGTCTGCCGCAGCTGCCACACAGCAGCCCGTCGTGACAGACGTCCACCTTTCGCCGGGCAGGCGGCGCAGCCGAGCGACCCTTGCCATCGTCGGCAGCAAGAGGCCTCCGCAACCGTCGTCCCCCGCTCGTCACACACCAGCCACAATGGCTTCAGTGGTGTAG